The proteins below are encoded in one region of Bacteroides uniformis:
- a CDS encoding putative quinol monooxygenase codes for MIRLNVFIQVSAENRAAVLESAKELVAYSLKDNGCIAYDVFESATRSDVLMICETWKDAESLSAHEKADHFVALVPKIQGLAAMKLEKFEF; via the coding sequence ATGATTAGATTAAATGTTTTTATTCAGGTAAGTGCGGAGAACCGTGCCGCAGTATTGGAATCTGCCAAAGAACTGGTCGCATATTCCTTGAAGGACAATGGATGCATTGCTTATGATGTGTTTGAGAGCGCCACTCGCAGCGATGTTCTTATGATTTGTGAAACATGGAAAGATGCAGAGTCATTGTCTGCCCATGAAAAAGCAGACCATTTTGTGGCCCTGGTGCCCAAAATCCAGGGGCTGGCTGCCATGAAGTTGGAAAAATTCGAGTTCTGA
- a CDS encoding winged helix-turn-helix transcriptional regulator — protein MENFHRMDACPVRDVLSRLGDKWTMLVLVTLKANGTMRFCDIQKTIGDISQRMLTVTLRSLETDGLIVRKVYAEVPPRVEYNLTEIGCSLMPHIESLVGWALEHMNDILNRRSLQN, from the coding sequence ATGGAAAATTTTCATCGTATGGATGCTTGTCCGGTACGGGATGTACTGAGCAGGTTGGGAGACAAATGGACAATGCTTGTGCTGGTCACACTGAAAGCGAATGGAACGATGCGTTTTTGCGATATACAGAAAACCATAGGGGATATTTCCCAGCGGATGCTGACGGTTACATTGCGCTCATTGGAGACGGACGGGCTGATTGTCAGGAAAGTCTATGCGGAAGTTCCTCCCCGTGTGGAGTATAACCTTACAGAAATCGGATGTAGCCTGATGCCGCATATTGAATCTTTGGTAGGATGGGCATTGGAGCATATGAATGATATTTTGAATCGGCGCAGTCTGCAGAACTGA
- a CDS encoding YtxH domain-containing protein, translated as MKCKDSNFWIGLGIGSVAGALAYHFSRTEKAKKLEDAICRAIHKANGEAKEFINTAEEEALHVGTKVADKMAHEAHEAAEKADNLKNKVHNFADAKK; from the coding sequence ATGAAATGTAAAGATTCTAATTTCTGGATCGGACTGGGAATAGGTTCGGTTGCCGGTGCATTGGCCTACCACTTCTCCCGTACGGAGAAAGCTAAAAAGCTGGAAGATGCCATATGCCGTGCCATCCACAAAGCAAATGGCGAAGCCAAGGAGTTCATCAACACTGCTGAAGAAGAAGCATTGCACGTTGGCACCAAAGTAGCAGACAAGATGGCCCATGAGGCCCATGAGGCCGCAGAGAAAGCTGACAATCTGAAAAACAAGGTTCACAATTTTGCCGATGCTAAGAAATAA
- the ung gene encoding uracil-DNA glycosylase yields the protein MNVKIEESWRKRLQEEFDKPYFEKLVAFVKSEYGHANVLPPGHQIFHVFNSCPFEKVKVVILGQDPYPNPGQYYGVCFSVPKGVAIPGSLANIFKEIHQDLGKPIPTSGNLDRWVAQGVFPMNSVLTVRAHETGSHRNMGWEIFTDAVIKKLSDERENLVFMLWGAYAKEKAALINSSRHLILTTVHPSPRSAEYGFFGCRHFSKANDFLRSRGIQEIDW from the coding sequence ATGAACGTAAAAATAGAAGAAAGCTGGAGAAAACGCCTACAAGAGGAGTTTGACAAACCTTATTTTGAGAAGCTGGTAGCATTTGTAAAAAGTGAGTATGGACATGCCAACGTGCTACCTCCCGGCCATCAAATTTTCCACGTCTTCAACTCTTGCCCGTTCGAGAAAGTGAAAGTCGTCATACTCGGACAAGACCCTTATCCTAATCCCGGTCAGTATTATGGAGTCTGCTTTTCCGTACCGAAAGGAGTAGCCATTCCCGGTTCTCTGGCAAACATATTCAAGGAAATACATCAGGACCTGGGAAAGCCCATTCCGACTTCCGGAAATCTGGACCGTTGGGTAGCGCAAGGCGTGTTTCCTATGAATTCCGTCCTCACAGTACGTGCCCACGAAACCGGCTCGCACCGGAACATGGGATGGGAAATCTTCACAGACGCTGTTATCAAGAAACTGAGTGATGAACGGGAGAATCTTGTATTCATGCTTTGGGGAGCGTACGCCAAAGAAAAAGCCGCTTTAATCAATAGCAGCAGACACTTGATTCTGACTACCGTCCATCCGTCCCCACGTTCTGCCGAATACGGATTCTTCGGTTGCAGGCACTTCAGTAAAGCCAACGATTTCTTACGGAGCAGAGGGATACAAGAAATTGACTGGTAA
- a CDS encoding TIGR02757 family protein, whose product MTEEIKRQLWEWAAAYHCAGFIQNDPVQFPHRYERKQDIEISGLLTAIMSFGNRKQILKKAEELHRLMGVSPHQYVLSCRWKNDFPATDRSCFYRMLSYADFHSYFRRLHAAYSAFDSLEDALCTYAGNPMERLCAFLEVSAKSPQKKLNMFLRWMIRKGPEVDFGIWERFDCRDLIVPLDTHVCRVAYALGLTETETFSLKNARRITEALAEAFPDDPCLGDFALFGSGVSGVL is encoded by the coding sequence ATGACCGAGGAGATTAAAAGACAACTTTGGGAGTGGGCGGCGGCCTATCATTGCGCCGGCTTCATTCAGAACGACCCCGTACAGTTTCCACATCGCTATGAACGGAAGCAGGATATTGAAATCAGTGGGCTGCTGACTGCCATCATGAGTTTCGGCAACCGTAAACAGATATTGAAAAAGGCTGAAGAGTTGCATAGGTTGATGGGGGTATCACCTCATCAATACGTGTTGTCCTGCCGATGGAAGAATGACTTCCCTGCTACGGACAGAAGCTGTTTTTACCGAATGCTTTCTTATGCTGACTTTCATTCCTATTTCAGGCGTTTGCATGCTGCCTATTCTGCTTTTGACAGTCTGGAGGATGCCTTATGTACGTATGCCGGTAATCCGATGGAAAGGTTATGTGCATTTTTGGAAGTCTCGGCAAAGAGCCCCCAAAAGAAACTGAACATGTTTTTGCGCTGGATGATAAGGAAAGGTCCGGAAGTGGATTTTGGTATTTGGGAGAGATTTGATTGCAGGGACCTGATTGTGCCTTTGGACACGCATGTCTGCCGTGTGGCCTATGCTTTGGGACTCACCGAGACAGAAACATTTTCTTTGAAGAATGCCCGCCGGATTACTGAAGCTCTGGCAGAGGCCTTTCCGGACGACCCGTGCCTGGGGGACTTTGCTTTGTTTGGAAGCGGAGTCAGCGGAGTATTGTAG